A stretch of the Desulfobacter sp. genome encodes the following:
- the rpmC gene encoding 50S ribosomal protein L29 — protein MKASEIREMDADQIKEKLVELKKELFNLRFQNDVGQLENTATLPNVRKDIARLYTISKEMNLNIS, from the coding sequence ATGAAGGCCAGTGAAATTAGAGAAATGGACGCAGATCAGATTAAAGAAAAGCTCGTTGAACTTAAAAAAGAACTTTTCAATCTTCGTTTCCAGAATGATGTTGGACAGCTTGAGAATACCGCAACGCTTCCAAATGTTAGAAAAGACATCGCCAGACTCTATACCATTTCAAAAGAGATGAATTTAAACATTAGCTAA
- the rplN gene encoding 50S ribosomal protein L14, producing MIQSETRLTVADNSGAKELYCIKVLGGSKRRYASIGDIIVVSVKEAIPNSKVSKGDIVQAVIVRTKKEIARPDGSSIRFDDNSAVVLTKNNEPVGTRIFGPVARELRAKRFMKIVSLAPDVL from the coding sequence ATGATTCAGAGTGAAACCAGACTGACTGTCGCTGACAACTCAGGGGCAAAAGAACTTTACTGCATCAAGGTATTGGGCGGATCCAAAAGACGGTATGCCAGCATTGGGGATATTATTGTTGTTTCTGTTAAAGAAGCCATCCCCAACTCCAAGGTCAGCAAAGGGGATATTGTCCAGGCGGTTATTGTGCGGACCAAAAAAGAGATTGCCAGGCCGGATGGATCATCCATTAGATTTGATGATAATTCCGCAGTAGTTCTTACTAAAAATAATGAGCCTGTCGGTACCCGTATTTTTGGTCCGGTGGCAAGAGAACTTCGGGCAAAACGGTTCATGAAAATTGTTTCCCTTGCTCCGGATGTACTTTAA
- the infA gene encoding translation initiation factor IF-1 — MAKEEPIKVDGKVLETLPNAMFKVELENKHVLLAHISGKMRMHFIKILPGDKVTVEISPYDLSRGRITYRYK; from the coding sequence ATGGCAAAAGAAGAGCCCATCAAAGTAGACGGGAAAGTACTTGAAACACTTCCCAATGCCATGTTCAAGGTGGAATTGGAGAACAAACACGTTTTGTTGGCCCATATTTCCGGGAAAATGAGAATGCATTTTATTAAAATTTTGCCCGGAGATAAGGTGACCGTTGAAATTTCACCCTATGATTTGAGCCGTGGCAGAATAACGTATAGATATAAGTAG
- a CDS encoding 50S ribosomal protein L24, with protein sequence MRIKKDDKVKVLTGKDKGKIGKVLKVVKKTNRVVVENINVVKVHQRPTQANPQGGIVDKAMPIDISNLMLMCNSCVKPTRIGIKQLEDGKRVRICKKCDQQIDS encoded by the coding sequence ATTAGAATAAAAAAAGATGACAAGGTAAAAGTGCTTACCGGTAAGGACAAGGGTAAGATCGGCAAGGTCCTCAAGGTAGTCAAGAAGACCAACCGGGTTGTCGTTGAAAACATTAACGTTGTAAAAGTTCACCAGCGGCCCACACAGGCAAACCCCCAGGGCGGTATCGTTGACAAGGCCATGCCCATTGACATATCCAACCTGATGCTCATGTGTAATTCCTGTGTAAAACCGACTCGAATTGGAATTAAACAGCTGGAAGATGGAAAACGGGTGAGAATCTGCAAAAAATGCGACCAGCAGATAGATTCTTAA
- the rpsD gene encoding 30S ribosomal protein S4 gives MARYRGSVCRQCRRENMKLFLKGDRCFSDKCSFDRRGFPPGEHGQKRSKQSDYGMQLREKQKVRRIYGISEKQFRIAFKRADRKKGITGTNLLSLLETRLDNTVFRLGFVNSRNQGRHFVRHNHFVVNGKKVNIPSYQVKKGDVIELREKSKKIQAITDSLEAIVRRGVPQWLEISKENFKGEVKGVPTREDITLPIQEQLIVELYSK, from the coding sequence TTGGCAAGATATAGAGGATCTGTTTGCCGTCAGTGCAGACGCGAGAATATGAAGCTTTTTCTGAAGGGCGACCGTTGTTTTTCAGACAAATGCAGTTTTGACAGAAGGGGCTTTCCTCCGGGAGAGCATGGACAGAAAAGAAGTAAACAGTCTGATTACGGCATGCAGCTCCGGGAAAAACAAAAAGTTCGTCGGATTTATGGCATTTCTGAAAAACAGTTCAGGATTGCGTTTAAACGGGCGGATCGTAAAAAAGGAATTACCGGTACCAATTTGCTCAGCCTGCTTGAAACCCGTCTGGACAATACCGTGTTCCGTCTTGGATTTGTGAATTCAAGAAACCAGGGCCGGCATTTTGTCCGTCACAATCATTTTGTTGTAAATGGTAAAAAGGTGAACATCCCTTCTTATCAGGTCAAAAAAGGTGATGTGATCGAGCTTCGTGAAAAAAGTAAGAAGATTCAGGCGATTACCGATTCCTTGGAAGCCATTGTAAGACGGGGCGTACCCCAGTGGCTCGAAATCAGCAAAGAGAATTTTAAAGGCGAAGTTAAGGGCGTCCCGACCAGGGAAGATATCACATTGCCCATTCAGGAACAATTGATCGTCGAGCTCTATTCTAAATAG
- the rplF gene encoding 50S ribosomal protein L6, which yields MSRIGKQPVQLPDKVKVTLDGDIIKVNGPKGNLDRKLHPAIDIEINDTVLNVKTDMTNKKKVALQGLFRSLIFNMVQGVTTGYEKKLVLTGIGYRAETKGNNLVLNVGYSNPVDFPLPDGVSANVDKNTEITLASIDKELLGQAAANIRDIRPPEPYKGKGISYADERIMRKAGKTAGKE from the coding sequence ATGTCAAGAATAGGAAAACAGCCGGTTCAGCTTCCAGATAAGGTCAAAGTCACCCTTGATGGGGATATTATTAAGGTCAATGGCCCTAAAGGCAACTTAGACCGTAAACTGCATCCGGCAATCGATATTGAAATCAACGACACTGTGTTGAACGTTAAAACAGATATGACCAATAAAAAGAAAGTGGCTCTGCAAGGCTTGTTCAGATCCCTTATTTTTAATATGGTTCAAGGCGTCACTACAGGATATGAAAAGAAACTGGTACTTACCGGTATCGGGTACCGCGCAGAAACCAAGGGTAACAATCTTGTGTTAAATGTGGGGTATTCAAATCCGGTGGATTTCCCGCTTCCCGACGGTGTTTCAGCCAATGTGGATAAAAATACGGAAATTACCCTTGCCAGCATTGATAAAGAACTTTTGGGCCAGGCTGCAGCCAACATCAGAGATATTAGACCTCCCGAACCCTATAAGGGTAAAGGCATCAGCTATGCTGACGAGAGAATTATGAGAAAAGCCGGTAAAACAGCTGGTAAAGAATAA
- the rplE gene encoding 50S ribosomal protein L5, translating to MTTLKEKYTNEVAPALTEEFSYTNQLQVPKLDKIVLNMGLGEAVRNPKIVESAAQELGLIAGQKAVITRAKKPIANFKLRADLPIGCKVTLRREKMYDFFERLINIALPRVRDFRGISGKAFDGRGNYSLGITEHIIFPEIDYDKTDSIKGLNITVVTTAKTDEEGKAFLKRMGMPFKN from the coding sequence ATGACCACGCTTAAGGAAAAATATACCAATGAGGTTGCACCTGCACTGACTGAAGAGTTTAGCTACACCAATCAGTTACAGGTTCCCAAGTTGGATAAAATCGTATTGAATATGGGTCTTGGTGAAGCGGTTCGCAATCCCAAAATTGTTGAATCCGCTGCCCAGGAACTGGGGTTGATTGCAGGCCAGAAGGCTGTTATTACAAGGGCTAAAAAGCCCATAGCCAATTTTAAGCTTCGCGCAGACCTCCCCATTGGATGCAAAGTAACCCTACGCAGGGAAAAAATGTATGATTTTTTCGAAAGACTGATCAACATTGCTCTGCCCCGTGTAAGGGATTTCAGGGGAATTTCCGGGAAAGCCTTTGACGGCCGAGGAAATTATAGCCTTGGTATCACCGAGCACATCATTTTCCCTGAAATCGACTATGACAAGACCGATAGTATCAAAGGTCTTAATATTACAGTTGTGACCACAGCTAAAACCGATGAAGAGGGGAAAGCGTTCCTGAAACGTATGGGAATGCCCTTCAAAAACTAA
- the rpsM gene encoding 30S ribosomal protein S13, with amino-acid sequence MARLAGVDLPRDKHAWIALTYIYGIGASRSRLILEKTGIDPTTKANDLTEEQVNDIRKVIDAEFKVEGELRSEVSMNIKRLMDLGCYRGLRHRKGLPCHGQRTSTNARTRKGPKRTAVKKKK; translated from the coding sequence TTGGCACGTTTAGCAGGAGTAGATTTACCAAGAGATAAGCATGCATGGATCGCTTTAACCTATATCTATGGTATCGGAGCCAGCAGATCCAGACTGATACTTGAAAAAACAGGTATTGATCCTACAACCAAGGCCAACGACCTGACCGAAGAACAGGTCAATGACATCAGAAAGGTCATTGACGCGGAATTCAAGGTAGAAGGCGAGCTTCGCTCTGAAGTTTCCATGAACATCAAACGGTTGATGGATCTTGGCTGCTACAGAGGACTCCGTCATCGTAAAGGCCTTCCCTGCCACGGACAGCGGACCAGCACCAACGCAAGAACCAGAAAAGGTCCCAAGCGTACTGCTGTTAAAAAGAAAAAGTAG
- the rplV gene encoding 50S ribosomal protein L22, whose translation MEIKASTRYARISPFKLRLPISEIKGKNAEQALTLLKFMPLKAAGIMYKTLQSAIANAEHNNEMDVDKLVVKNVIVDHGPSMKRFRPRARGRASRILKRTSHITVIVEETV comes from the coding sequence ATGGAAATTAAAGCAAGTACAAGATATGCAAGGATTTCACCGTTTAAGCTTCGGCTGCCCATAAGTGAGATAAAAGGGAAAAACGCTGAACAGGCATTGACGTTACTGAAATTTATGCCGCTGAAAGCCGCAGGGATTATGTACAAAACCCTGCAGTCCGCCATTGCCAATGCCGAGCATAACAATGAGATGGATGTTGATAAGCTGGTAGTGAAAAATGTTATTGTTGATCATGGACCTTCCATGAAACGGTTCAGGCCGCGGGCAAGAGGAAGAGCTTCCCGCATTTTGAAGAGAACCAGTCATATAACCGTGATTGTTGAAGAAACTGTCTAA
- the rpsC gene encoding 30S ribosomal protein S3: MGQKVHPTGLRLGIIRTWDSRWYADKDYADFVEEDFKVRKFLKKKLYHAGISKIEIERFSKQIRLRVFAARPGIIIGKKGSEIALLKKELEKMLNPDVLIDIKEVRRPEIDAQLVAENIASQLERRIAFRRAMKRSVSSAMRFGAKGIKIICSGRLGGAEMARTEWYKEGRIPLHTLRADVDYGFIEAKTTYGTIGIKTFIFKGEVLSPGEQALATK, encoded by the coding sequence TTGGGCCAGAAAGTACATCCTACCGGGTTAAGATTAGGCATCATTAGGACTTGGGATTCCAGATGGTATGCAGATAAAGATTACGCTGATTTTGTAGAAGAAGATTTCAAAGTCAGAAAATTTTTGAAAAAGAAACTTTACCATGCAGGTATTTCAAAAATTGAAATCGAAAGATTTTCAAAACAAATCAGGTTGAGAGTGTTTGCCGCCAGACCCGGTATTATTATCGGTAAAAAAGGGTCTGAAATTGCACTGCTCAAAAAAGAGCTCGAAAAAATGCTCAACCCTGATGTCCTCATTGATATCAAAGAGGTCAGAAGACCTGAAATTGATGCGCAACTGGTGGCTGAGAATATTGCCAGCCAGCTTGAGCGCAGAATTGCATTCAGAAGAGCCATGAAAAGAAGCGTGTCGTCTGCCATGCGGTTCGGAGCCAAAGGAATTAAAATTATCTGCTCCGGTCGTCTGGGTGGCGCTGAAATGGCCAGGACCGAATGGTATAAAGAAGGGCGTATCCCTCTTCATACCCTGAGAGCCGACGTGGATTACGGGTTTATTGAAGCCAAGACCACATACGGCACCATCGGTATTAAAACCTTTATCTTTAAAGGTGAAGTGTTGAGTCCTGGTGAGCAGGCTTTGGCGACAAAATAG
- the rplO gene encoding 50S ribosomal protein L15: MQLYDLAPAPGSRKNRKRVGRGPGSGMGKTSTRGHKGLKARSGGSVRPGFEGGQMPIYRRLPKRGFKNYPFKTTNAVLNVRDLDRFDDGAVIDIDVLRSTGLVKGRVDGVKILGQGEIAKKLALKNVLVSKTAKEKIESAGGSIEQ; this comes from the coding sequence ATGCAGCTTTACGATCTGGCTCCCGCACCGGGCAGCAGAAAAAATAGAAAAAGGGTAGGTCGGGGCCCCGGTTCCGGCATGGGTAAAACCTCCACACGGGGACATAAAGGATTAAAGGCCCGCTCCGGCGGTTCTGTCCGTCCCGGTTTTGAAGGCGGACAGATGCCCATTTACAGACGGTTGCCCAAACGCGGGTTTAAAAATTATCCGTTCAAAACCACTAATGCGGTTTTAAACGTTAGAGATCTTGACCGTTTTGATGACGGTGCCGTTATTGATATTGACGTTTTAAGATCCACCGGACTTGTAAAAGGTCGGGTCGACGGCGTTAAAATTCTTGGACAGGGCGAGATTGCAAAAAAGTTGGCCCTGAAAAATGTTTTGGTTTCCAAAACAGCCAAAGAAAAGATTGAATCTGCCGGCGGAAGTATTGAACAATAA
- the rpsH gene encoding 30S ribosomal protein S8: MAISDPIADMLTIIRNGGKASLAKVDIPGSKIKLDLVRVLKEQGYIKDYKFLENETQGVLRVYLKYVSEGKPTIFGIQRVSKPSCRVYSKSKNIKPVLNGLGISVISTSKGLMTDKQAKEANVGGEILCNVW; the protein is encoded by the coding sequence ATGGCAATTAGTGATCCAATTGCAGACATGCTGACAATCATTAGAAATGGTGGAAAAGCGAGTCTGGCCAAAGTGGATATCCCCGGATCAAAGATCAAACTGGACCTGGTGCGGGTGCTTAAAGAACAAGGATATATCAAAGATTATAAATTCCTTGAAAATGAGACACAGGGCGTGCTCCGTGTATATCTCAAATATGTATCCGAGGGGAAACCCACCATCTTTGGTATTCAGCGTGTTAGCAAACCCTCATGCAGGGTTTACAGCAAATCAAAAAACATTAAGCCGGTTTTAAACGGTCTGGGTATTTCCGTCATTTCAACTTCCAAGGGGTTGATGACTGACAAACAGGCTAAAGAAGCGAACGTCGGCGGTGAAATTCTTTGTAACGTTTGGTAA
- a CDS encoding type Z 30S ribosomal protein S14, producing the protein MAKKALIAKANRKPKFSVRAYNRCPLCGRPRAFIRKAGICRICFRTLASEGKLPGVTKSSW; encoded by the coding sequence TTGGCTAAAAAAGCTTTAATCGCAAAGGCGAACCGGAAACCAAAATTTTCTGTTCGTGCGTATAACAGATGCCCTTTATGCGGTAGACCAAGAGCATTTATCAGAAAAGCTGGTATTTGCAGAATCTGTTTCAGAACACTTGCATCTGAAGGAAAACTTCCAGGGGTTACCAAATCATCCTGGTAA
- the rpsE gene encoding 30S ribosomal protein S5 translates to MEDTGLIDKVVRINRVAKVVKGGRNFTFSALVVVGDGEGSVGYGLGKAKEVPEAIKKGMEKAKRNMVKVALLNGTVPFEVVGHAGAGRVLLKPASPGTGLIAGGGIRAVLEAAGVTDILTKCIGTHNTQNIVRATMAGLQSLCTKEEVAKRRGLKPEEI, encoded by the coding sequence ATGGAAGATACAGGATTAATCGATAAAGTCGTCAGAATCAACCGGGTGGCTAAAGTTGTAAAAGGCGGTAGAAATTTTACATTCAGTGCCCTGGTCGTTGTCGGCGACGGAGAAGGCAGTGTCGGTTATGGTCTTGGAAAAGCAAAAGAGGTTCCCGAGGCCATTAAAAAAGGCATGGAAAAGGCCAAACGCAATATGGTCAAGGTCGCTCTTCTAAACGGAACAGTTCCCTTTGAAGTGGTTGGACACGCAGGCGCAGGCCGGGTTCTTTTGAAACCCGCCTCTCCTGGTACTGGTCTGATTGCAGGTGGCGGTATCCGTGCGGTCCTTGAGGCTGCCGGCGTTACCGATATCCTGACCAAATGCATCGGCACCCACAATACTCAAAATATCGTTCGAGCAACCATGGCAGGGCTCCAGTCTTTGTGCACCAAAGAGGAAGTTGCCAAAAGACGTGGTCTCAAACCTGAAGAGATATAA
- a CDS encoding 50S ribosomal protein L18 yields MANTSPRLVARLKRKKRIRKNILGNQDRPRLSVFRSTKHIYAQVIDDTKGETLAAASTLDKDYKDAPVEGKKQDVAKAVGTLIGKRALDKGIKRVVLDRNGFLYHGRIKALSDGAREAGLEF; encoded by the coding sequence ATGGCAAATACATCACCAAGGCTTGTCGCAAGGCTTAAAAGAAAAAAACGGATCAGAAAGAATATTCTCGGTAATCAAGACCGGCCGAGATTGAGTGTATTCAGAAGTACAAAGCACATCTATGCTCAGGTTATTGATGACACCAAAGGGGAAACTCTTGCCGCCGCATCTACCTTGGACAAGGATTACAAAGATGCCCCTGTAGAAGGAAAAAAACAGGATGTTGCAAAGGCGGTTGGCACCCTCATCGGCAAAAGGGCTCTGGATAAAGGGATTAAACGAGTGGTTCTGGACAGGAACGGCTTTCTTTATCACGGAAGAATTAAAGCGCTTTCAGACGGGGCCCGTGAAGCCGGTCTTGAATTCTAA
- a CDS encoding DNA-directed RNA polymerase subunit alpha → MSSENLAYVNWREMIKPEKLDVTTTSTYGKFVCEPLERGYGITIGNSLRRIILSSIYGAAIVSVKFDDALHEYSVISDVREDVSEIILNLKDLKLRVDDTEDKILTLNITGEADVTGADIISPDGKVEVLNPEQHIATVNKNGVLNMVMVVKTGKGYALASANKDEDAPIGTIPIDSVFSPIKRVKYVVGTSRIGQKTDYDKLTLEVWTDGSVTPDDSVAYGAKILKEQMNPFINFDEELEPDNVEVKSEDGEKGFNENIYRSVDELELSVRSSNCLKNARIHTIYQLVQKTDSEMLKTKNFGRKSLNEIKEVLSSMDLSLGMDLEGFEPPEDENNQEGE, encoded by the coding sequence ATGTCATCTGAAAACCTTGCATATGTAAACTGGCGAGAGATGATCAAGCCGGAAAAGCTTGATGTTACCACAACCTCAACATACGGAAAATTCGTGTGTGAGCCCTTGGAAAGGGGGTATGGTATCACCATTGGTAACTCATTACGGCGAATCATTTTATCATCCATATACGGTGCTGCCATAGTCTCTGTTAAATTTGATGATGCCCTTCACGAGTACAGCGTTATCTCTGATGTCAGAGAAGACGTATCGGAAATCATCCTTAACCTCAAGGATCTCAAACTTCGTGTGGATGACACCGAAGATAAGATTCTGACCCTAAACATCACGGGGGAGGCCGATGTGACCGGCGCTGACATCATCAGCCCTGACGGAAAAGTCGAAGTTTTGAACCCGGAACAGCATATTGCCACCGTGAACAAAAACGGTGTGCTCAATATGGTCATGGTGGTTAAAACCGGTAAAGGCTATGCCCTGGCATCTGCCAATAAGGATGAAGATGCCCCCATCGGAACCATTCCCATTGATTCTGTTTTTTCCCCCATTAAACGGGTGAAATACGTGGTGGGTACATCCCGGATCGGACAGAAAACTGACTATGACAAGCTCACCCTTGAAGTCTGGACAGATGGCAGCGTAACCCCCGATGATTCAGTGGCTTACGGGGCAAAGATTCTCAAAGAACAGATGAATCCCTTTATCAATTTTGATGAAGAACTTGAACCCGATAATGTTGAAGTAAAATCAGAAGACGGGGAAAAAGGATTTAACGAGAATATTTACCGGTCTGTGGATGAACTTGAACTGTCCGTCAGAAGTTCCAACTGCCTTAAGAACGCCAGAATCCACACGATTTATCAACTGGTACAAAAAACAGATTCCGAAATGCTGAAAACCAAGAATTTCGGCAGAAAATCACTCAATGAAATCAAAGAAGTCCTGAGTTCCATGGATCTTTCCCTGGGTATGGATCTTGAAGGATTTGAACCGCCGGAAGATGAGAACAATCAGGAAGGAGAATAG
- the rpsK gene encoding 30S ribosomal protein S11 translates to MAKKSKKTITKKRVKKNISTGIVHIQSTFNNTIVTIADENGNTISWSSAGRQGFKGSRKSTPFAAKLVAEDAGAKAMEHGMKNVGVFVKGPGPGRESALRALHALGFNISMIKDVTPVPHNGCRPPKRRRV, encoded by the coding sequence ATGGCAAAAAAGTCTAAAAAAACCATAACGAAAAAACGGGTAAAAAAGAATATTTCTACAGGTATTGTGCATATTCAATCTACCTTTAACAACACGATTGTTACCATTGCAGATGAAAACGGAAATACAATTTCCTGGTCTTCTGCCGGGAGGCAGGGATTTAAAGGGTCCAGAAAAAGTACACCCTTTGCTGCCAAGCTCGTGGCCGAAGATGCCGGTGCCAAAGCCATGGAACATGGCATGAAAAATGTAGGTGTATTTGTCAAAGGTCCTGGACCCGGACGTGAATCTGCCCTGCGTGCCCTGCATGCCCTTGGATTTAATATTTCCATGATCAAGGATGTCACTCCGGTACCCCACAATGGGTGCCGTCCGCCCAAGAGAAGAAGAGTATAA
- the rplP gene encoding 50S ribosomal protein L16, with the protein MLSPKNVKFRKEFRGRTKGTPTRGNTLSFGDFGLQAVECGYVNARQIEAARVAMTRHAKRAGKTWIRFFPDHPVTKKPAEVRMGKGKGATDAWVARVKPGKILYEMEGIPRELAKEALRLAARKLSVKTRFVERS; encoded by the coding sequence ATGCTTAGTCCAAAAAATGTTAAATTCCGTAAAGAGTTCCGGGGTAGAACCAAGGGAACACCCACCAGGGGAAACACCCTGAGTTTTGGTGACTTTGGCCTCCAGGCGGTCGAATGCGGATATGTAAATGCAAGACAAATTGAAGCAGCCAGGGTTGCGATGACCCGACATGCCAAAAGAGCCGGCAAAACCTGGATTCGGTTTTTTCCAGATCATCCGGTAACTAAAAAACCTGCTGAAGTTCGAATGGGTAAGGGTAAAGGTGCTACTGACGCCTGGGTTGCCAGGGTAAAACCCGGTAAGATTCTCTATGAAATGGAAGGAATTCCCAGAGAGCTGGCAAAAGAAGCACTTCGACTTGCTGCAAGAAAACTTTCCGTAAAAACCCGTTTTGTGGAGAGGAGTTAG
- the secY gene encoding preprotein translocase subunit SecY produces MIENSYQNLFKLPELKRKILITLALLFVYRVGVHVPTPGIDGAALESFFAAASGTLFSMFNMFSGGALERLSIFALGIMPYISASIILELMTVVIPHLEQLKKEGDAGRKKKTQYTRYGTVVLSTIQGFGIAVGLESMTSPAGVAIVPYPGWGFRLITIITLTAGTAFIMWLGEQITERGIGNGISLIIFAGIVANMPSAIGNTGRLLTTGEMGIFSIILLIIMMVAVVAAIIYMEQAQRRIPVHYAKRVVGRKMYGGQTSHLPLKINTAGVIPPIFASSIIMFPTTLAQFINLPAMQTMAAMFSPGTIWYYMLYIGFIVFFCFFYTAVQFNPEDVAENMKKNGGYIPGIRPGKRTAEYIDKVLTRITVGGAIYVSAVCVLPTMLMDKFNVPFYFGGTALLIVVGVSIDTISQIESHLITGNYDGFLGRSGAKRIKGRS; encoded by the coding sequence ATGATCGAGAACAGCTACCAGAATCTGTTTAAACTTCCTGAGCTTAAAAGGAAAATCCTGATTACACTGGCCTTGCTATTTGTATACCGGGTCGGGGTACATGTACCCACTCCAGGTATTGACGGCGCTGCCCTTGAATCGTTTTTTGCTGCTGCTTCAGGAACATTATTCTCCATGTTTAATATGTTCTCGGGAGGGGCACTGGAAAGGCTTTCTATTTTTGCCCTGGGTATTATGCCCTATATCAGTGCCTCCATTATCCTGGAGCTGATGACTGTGGTGATACCCCATCTTGAGCAGTTGAAAAAAGAAGGGGATGCCGGCCGCAAAAAGAAAACCCAGTATACCCGGTATGGCACCGTGGTTCTGAGTACGATTCAGGGGTTTGGTATCGCCGTTGGGCTTGAATCCATGACATCTCCTGCCGGAGTTGCCATTGTTCCCTATCCGGGATGGGGATTCAGACTGATTACCATTATCACTTTGACTGCGGGGACCGCCTTTATCATGTGGCTTGGAGAGCAGATCACTGAAAGAGGTATCGGCAACGGCATTTCTTTGATAATTTTTGCCGGTATTGTAGCCAATATGCCCTCTGCCATAGGAAATACGGGCAGGTTGCTGACCACCGGTGAGATGGGTATCTTTTCTATCATTCTTTTGATTATTATGATGGTGGCCGTGGTAGCGGCAATTATCTATATGGAGCAGGCCCAGCGCAGAATACCGGTTCATTACGCCAAGCGGGTTGTGGGACGGAAAATGTATGGGGGGCAGACTTCGCACCTGCCCTTGAAGATCAATACTGCCGGGGTTATTCCACCGATTTTTGCATCTTCCATCATCATGTTCCCGACCACATTGGCCCAGTTTATTAATCTGCCTGCAATGCAGACGATGGCGGCCATGTTCAGTCCCGGAACGATCTGGTATTACATGCTTTATATCGGGTTTATTGTGTTCTTCTGCTTTTTTTATACAGCAGTCCAATTTAACCCCGAGGATGTTGCCGAGAATATGAAAAAAAATGGTGGTTATATCCCTGGCATCAGACCGGGTAAACGAACTGCCGAATATATAGATAAGGTGCTCACGCGGATTACTGTGGGGGGAGCTATTTATGTGTCAGCAGTCTGTGTGTTGCCTACCATGCTTATGGATAAATTTAACGTACCGTTTTATTTTGGCGGCACCGCCCTTTTGATTGTTGTCGGTGTGTCCATAGATACCATATCCCAGATTGAATCACACCTCATTACAGGTAACTACGATGGATTCCTGGGGCGTTCAGGGGCAAAACGAATTAAGGGCAGGTCCTGA
- the rpmD gene encoding 50S ribosomal protein L30 — protein MADKLKITQIKSTIGRPAKHGRIIRSLGIKRMHHTVEHENTPVIMGQIKKVSHLVKVEEV, from the coding sequence ATGGCTGACAAGCTGAAAATTACACAGATCAAGAGCACTATCGGGCGTCCGGCCAAACACGGCCGGATCATTCGCTCTCTGGGCATCAAACGGATGCACCACACAGTAGAGCACGAAAATACCCCAGTCATCATGGGACAGATTAAAAAAGTTTCACACCTGGTGAAAGTAGAGGAGGTTTAA
- the rpmJ gene encoding 50S ribosomal protein L36 has translation MKVRASVKKICRDCKVIKRRGVIRVICINKRHKQRQG, from the coding sequence ATGAAAGTTAGAGCATCTGTTAAAAAAATTTGTAGAGACTGTAAAGTCATCAAAAGGCGTGGTGTCATCAGAGTCATTTGTATCAATAAACGCCATAAACAGCGTCAGGGATAG
- the rpsQ gene encoding 30S ribosomal protein S17: protein MENIKNNKKELIGLIVSDKMDKSVVVRVERFVQHTVYKKFIKRYKKYHAHDESNECRIGDEVKIIETRPLSKLKRFRVTEIVKKAV from the coding sequence ATGGAAAATATAAAAAATAATAAAAAAGAGCTGATCGGTCTGATTGTATCCGATAAAATGGATAAATCCGTAGTCGTCAGGGTTGAAAGATTTGTACAGCATACGGTGTATAAAAAGTTCATCAAAAGATACAAAAAATATCATGCCCATGACGAGAGCAACGAATGTAGAATTGGTGATGAGGTAAAAATCATCGAAACCAGGCCTTTGAGTAAGCTTAAACGGTTCCGGGTAACCGAAATTGTTAAAAAAGCGGTTTAG